The following proteins come from a genomic window of Verrucomicrobium sp.:
- a CDS encoding TAXI family TRAP transporter solute-binding subunit, whose amino-acid sequence MNPPEAPSKLNAPLSRLEETFGISHQGAIGAACFIALVIVAAVFFFIHSAPPTHLTITAGPEGSIFYTTAQKYAAILKRQGVTLRVLSSHGSLENLQRLNDPSAKVDIGFVQDGVTSEEYPNLMSLGSVSYQPLLVFYRGTTAVDTLAALAGKRVVIGSQGSGTRQIALTLLEANGIRPDGATTLLDWDPQRSSQALLNGQVDAVFLMGEDASIAILRGLLTAPGVHLLSFSQQEAYARRFNWLSTLKMPEGAIDLAKDVPPRDVYLVGPTIELVARKKLHPALSDLILGAAQEIHGRPSLFQKKGEFPAPMEHGFRLSDDALRYYRSGKSFLYHHLPFWLASVVSRILVVIIPAIVVILPTLRLLPVAYRWRMRGRLLRWYRALLALEKDLFTHPEGDRAPLLKRLEEIEQAVNQLRLPASFADQFYSLRQHVDFVRAKITA is encoded by the coding sequence ATGAATCCCCCGGAAGCCCCCTCCAAACTCAACGCTCCCCTCTCCCGATTGGAAGAAACCTTCGGCATCAGCCATCAAGGCGCCATCGGAGCGGCTTGCTTCATCGCGCTGGTCATCGTCGCCGCCGTCTTCTTCTTCATCCACTCCGCGCCTCCCACCCACCTCACGATCACCGCCGGTCCGGAGGGGAGCATTTTTTACACGACCGCGCAGAAATACGCCGCGATCCTCAAACGCCAAGGCGTGACGCTCCGCGTCCTTTCCTCCCACGGCTCCTTGGAAAACCTGCAACGGCTGAACGATCCCTCCGCCAAGGTCGACATCGGCTTCGTCCAGGACGGCGTCACGTCGGAGGAATATCCCAATCTCATGTCCCTGGGCAGCGTCTCCTACCAGCCCCTCCTCGTCTTCTACCGCGGCACGACGGCGGTCGACACCCTGGCCGCTCTGGCCGGGAAGCGCGTCGTCATCGGCAGCCAGGGCAGCGGCACGCGGCAGATCGCCCTCACCCTTCTGGAGGCCAACGGCATCCGTCCGGACGGGGCCACCACACTCCTGGATTGGGACCCGCAGCGCTCCTCCCAGGCGCTCTTGAACGGCCAGGTGGACGCCGTCTTTCTCATGGGGGAGGACGCCTCCATCGCCATCCTTCGCGGGCTGCTCACCGCGCCCGGCGTCCATCTCTTAAGCTTTTCCCAGCAGGAAGCCTACGCCCGCCGCTTCAACTGGCTGAGCACGCTTAAGATGCCCGAGGGCGCGATCGACCTGGCCAAGGACGTCCCGCCCCGGGACGTTTACCTGGTGGGGCCGACCATCGAGCTCGTCGCGCGGAAAAAGCTCCATCCCGCCCTGTCCGACCTGATCCTCGGCGCGGCCCAGGAAATCCACGGGCGCCCCTCCCTGTTCCAAAAGAAAGGCGAATTCCCCGCGCCGATGGAACACGGCTTCCGCCTGAGCGACGACGCGCTGCGCTATTACCGATCCGGGAAGAGCTTCCTCTACCACCACCTCCCTTTCTGGCTGGCCAGCGTGGTCAGCCGCATCCTGGTGGTGATCATCCCGGCCATCGTCGTCATCCTGCCCACGCTGCGGCTGCTGCCAGTCGCCTACCGGTGGCGGATGCGCGGGCGGCTCCTGCGGTGGTATCGCGCCCTGCTGGCGCTGGAAAAGGACCTCTTCACCCATCCCGAAGGCGACCGCGCGCCGCTCCTCAAGCGGCTGGAAGAGATCGAACAGGCGGTCAACCAGCTACGGCTGCCCGCCTCCTTTGCCGACCAGTTCTACTCCCTGAGGCAGCACGTCGATTTCGTTCGCGCCAAGATCACCGCCTAA
- a CDS encoding polysaccharide biosynthesis tyrosine autokinase translates to MRAPTALKLHDMAIASDLIETPAFRDYWRVIRARSGIIFTLFLLALSTGYVVSAFLMNKQYGGTVQIRVLKNEKDIPVFDQRDPNYFDPVFFESEKETLESKEILYPIIDKLDLVRVWSQRYMHGERDLRKDEVYDLLRRHHLKIDPQRGSNIIEITVQTEDMEEAPRIANEIARQYVSSRTERETQNASRGLQSVSDQVKTQQEEVRKAKERVEDLRRKLDIDVTGLVGTSAEMQLTDQELQRKQQMLDEQRTDTEARRVRLESLKNLSDAQLLSTLPSLNLDDTNITQLQDQKFQAESNLQSLLKSGFGPEHPRVQSLRAALAKLNEQLNSLAEGKRTALQIDLQVSQEKLALLKKDVDSLRQKVREERSDKMAPYLDAVKYAETQQIILDQLNIRFKQESVDKQVTGEPALIISPAEPNPKPVRPILLLNLALAGFGGLALGLGVAFFIEHLDTSVKTIAEVESVLGVPVLALVPHGARPLNQEPPDSPFAESYRILSARIDLQNGSGPQQGNALSILSGGPGEGKSTTLFNLGYVCAQAGKSVVLVDADLRRPSLHRILGWDLAPGLSDFLEQDGPVAPYLFSTPIPNLHVVLAGSNPAEAKNRFSNQALRRMLDELKSLYQVVLIDSPPALGVSDASIICHEVDKTVLVIQHRRYPKDISLRAKHTITEVQGNLIGVVLNAVSRHADEGYYHYGAYADYYGKPTEGKKKQARRDDKKGKGGPSANGNGIHAPTPVRTEDF, encoded by the coding sequence ATGAGGGCCCCCACCGCCCTTAAGCTGCACGACATGGCTATCGCATCCGATCTCATCGAGACACCGGCTTTCCGCGATTACTGGCGGGTCATCCGCGCCCGCTCCGGGATCATCTTCACCCTTTTCCTTTTGGCCCTCAGCACGGGCTACGTCGTCTCCGCCTTCCTGATGAACAAGCAGTACGGCGGCACCGTCCAGATCCGCGTGCTGAAAAACGAGAAGGACATCCCCGTCTTCGACCAGCGGGATCCCAACTACTTCGACCCCGTCTTCTTCGAGTCGGAAAAGGAGACCCTGGAGTCGAAGGAAATCCTCTACCCCATCATCGACAAGCTCGACCTGGTCCGCGTCTGGTCCCAACGCTACATGCACGGGGAGCGGGACCTGCGAAAGGACGAGGTCTACGACCTCCTCCGCCGCCACCACCTGAAGATCGACCCCCAGCGCGGCTCCAACATCATCGAAATCACCGTCCAGACGGAGGACATGGAGGAGGCCCCCCGCATCGCCAACGAGATCGCCCGCCAATACGTCTCCTCCCGCACCGAACGCGAAACGCAGAACGCCAGCCGCGGCCTGCAAAGCGTCAGCGACCAGGTCAAGACCCAGCAGGAGGAAGTCCGCAAGGCCAAAGAACGCGTCGAGGACCTGCGCCGCAAGCTCGACATCGACGTCACCGGCCTCGTCGGCACCAGCGCGGAAATGCAGCTGACCGACCAGGAACTCCAGCGCAAGCAGCAGATGCTCGACGAGCAGCGCACGGACACCGAGGCCCGCCGCGTCCGCCTGGAGAGCCTCAAGAACCTGAGCGACGCGCAGCTCCTCAGCACCCTGCCCTCCCTCAACCTGGACGACACCAACATCACCCAACTCCAGGACCAGAAGTTCCAGGCGGAATCCAACCTGCAAAGCCTGCTTAAGAGCGGCTTCGGGCCGGAGCATCCGCGCGTCCAGTCCCTCCGCGCCGCCCTGGCCAAACTCAACGAGCAGCTCAACAGCCTGGCGGAAGGCAAGAGGACCGCCCTGCAGATCGACCTCCAGGTCAGCCAGGAAAAGTTGGCCCTCCTGAAGAAGGACGTCGACTCCCTCCGGCAAAAAGTCCGGGAAGAGCGAAGCGACAAGATGGCCCCCTACCTCGACGCGGTAAAATACGCGGAAACCCAGCAAATCATCCTCGACCAGCTCAACATCCGCTTCAAACAGGAGAGCGTCGACAAGCAGGTCACCGGCGAGCCCGCCCTCATCATCTCCCCGGCGGAACCCAACCCGAAGCCCGTCCGCCCCATCCTCCTCCTCAACCTGGCCCTGGCCGGCTTCGGCGGCCTCGCCCTGGGCCTGGGCGTCGCCTTCTTCATCGAGCACCTCGACACCAGCGTGAAGACCATCGCGGAGGTCGAAAGCGTCCTGGGCGTTCCCGTCCTGGCCCTCGTCCCCCACGGCGCCCGCCCGCTCAACCAGGAGCCGCCCGATTCCCCCTTTGCCGAGAGCTACCGCATCCTCAGCGCCCGCATCGATCTGCAAAACGGCAGCGGCCCCCAGCAGGGCAACGCCTTGAGCATCCTCAGCGGCGGCCCCGGCGAGGGCAAGTCGACCACCCTCTTCAACCTCGGCTACGTCTGCGCCCAGGCGGGCAAGTCCGTCGTCCTGGTCGACGCCGACCTCCGCCGCCCCTCCCTCCACCGCATCCTGGGATGGGACCTGGCCCCCGGCCTTTCCGACTTCCTGGAACAGGACGGCCCCGTGGCTCCCTACCTCTTCTCCACCCCCATCCCGAACCTCCACGTCGTCCTGGCCGGCTCCAATCCCGCGGAGGCCAAAAACCGCTTCAGCAACCAAGCCCTGCGCCGGATGCTCGACGAGCTGAAGAGCCTGTATCAAGTCGTCCTCATCGACTCCCCGCCCGCCCTGGGCGTGAGCGACGCCTCCATCATCTGCCACGAGGTCGACAAGACCGTCCTCGTCATCCAGCACCGCCGCTACCCCAAGGACATCTCCCTGCGTGCCAAGCACACCATCACCGAGGTGCAGGGAAACCTCATCGGCGTCGTCCTCAACGCCGTCTCCCGCCACGCCGACGAGGGCTACTACCACTACGGCGCCTACGCCGACTACTACGGCAAGCCGACCGAAGGAAAAAAGAAGCAGGCACGGCGTGACGACAAGAAGGGCAAGGGCGGCCCCTCCGCCAACGGCAACGGCATCCACGCCCCCACGCCCGTCCGCACCGAGGATTTCTAA
- a CDS encoding polysaccharide biosynthesis/export family protein, whose translation MNRLLLLLAACLLVAACGGGFSSTGANTGTAAYQPSPAVTPEGTAQTPAAAPETDLLRVGDVLTIRLSGVPSDDAGIYEVKIGDEGDISMPYAGKFQAAGRTTSQLKEDIETAYREKKIYSTPNITIVPQLRYVNVSGEVRQPQRIPFTNDLSVLRAITACGGFTDYANKRKVKILRNGALIRFNAVEALKNPTLDIALQAGDQIQVDRGIF comes from the coding sequence ATGAACCGCCTCCTCCTGCTCCTGGCCGCCTGCCTCCTCGTCGCCGCCTGCGGCGGCGGCTTCTCCTCCACCGGCGCCAACACCGGCACCGCCGCCTACCAGCCCTCCCCCGCCGTCACCCCGGAAGGAACGGCCCAGACCCCGGCCGCCGCGCCGGAAACCGACCTCCTGCGCGTCGGCGACGTCCTGACCATTCGCCTCTCCGGCGTCCCCTCGGACGACGCCGGCATCTACGAGGTGAAGATCGGCGACGAGGGCGACATCTCCATGCCCTACGCGGGCAAGTTTCAGGCCGCGGGCCGCACCACCTCCCAGCTCAAGGAAGACATCGAGACGGCCTACCGGGAAAAGAAAATTTACTCCACCCCCAACATCACCATCGTCCCCCAGCTGCGCTACGTGAACGTGAGCGGGGAGGTCCGCCAGCCCCAGCGCATCCCCTTCACCAACGACCTCAGCGTCCTGCGCGCCATCACCGCCTGCGGCGGCTTCACCGACTACGCCAACAAGCGAAAGGTCAAAATCCTGCGCAACGGCGCCCTTATCCGCTTCAACGCCGTCGAGGCCCTCAAGAATCCCACCCTGGACATCGCCCTCCAGGCGGGCGACCAGATCCAGGTCGACCGGGGAATCTTTTAG
- a CDS encoding outer membrane beta-barrel protein, whose product MKKIAIAAAFLLAWDLSFEVHAQQLSPEAMQYAPSSLGNNTLTAPADQNASAVTPSPSQQPPPSYAAGASNDMRNNVPMSHADNKRLFTVSATVREAYDDNIYTTPNNKTSQFETIVQPSFLFNYPMENTLLAARYTFGATYYPDRSGSSFDLSHDFLARVNHSFSDRFNLDVRDRVLNTTQPEISSGATVNRVAGSFVENTFTMQGTAQWMPKLSTVTTFTNDYFGYDDPTQSLYNDRDVNILQNDFRFLLTSTTTLVAGGTYTDVGYANSFVPAGATAAVRRDWQSYTGYVGLDYNISPEILLGARVGGVEADYQSLGSALNPYASAFATWQIGPRSSLSFNYVHTVSQTDVNNYDSQVSDNFAITGRYMITPLLTARLQGDYNLGVSDANSSLVAGAGDFLENTLGVDFGLSYELNKYLNLSLNYSYTHVNSDDPGRAYDRNVVSLGLTATY is encoded by the coding sequence ATGAAAAAAATAGCGATCGCCGCCGCTTTCCTTCTCGCCTGGGATCTCTCTTTTGAGGTCCACGCCCAGCAATTAAGCCCGGAGGCCATGCAATACGCCCCCAGCAGCCTGGGGAACAACACGCTGACAGCTCCGGCCGACCAAAACGCCTCCGCCGTCACCCCCTCCCCGTCTCAGCAGCCCCCGCCCTCCTACGCCGCCGGGGCGTCCAACGACATGCGGAACAACGTCCCCATGTCCCACGCCGACAACAAGCGCCTCTTCACCGTCAGCGCCACCGTTCGCGAGGCCTACGACGACAACATCTATACCACCCCGAACAACAAGACCTCCCAGTTCGAGACGATCGTCCAGCCCAGCTTCCTCTTCAATTACCCGATGGAGAACACGCTCCTGGCCGCCCGTTATACCTTCGGCGCCACCTATTATCCGGACCGCAGCGGCAGCAGCTTCGACCTAAGCCACGACTTCCTGGCCCGCGTGAACCACTCCTTTTCCGACCGCTTCAACCTGGACGTCCGCGACCGCGTCCTGAACACCACCCAGCCGGAAATCTCCAGCGGCGCCACGGTAAACCGCGTGGCGGGCAGCTTCGTGGAAAACACCTTCACCATGCAGGGCACCGCCCAGTGGATGCCCAAGCTCAGCACCGTCACCACCTTCACCAACGACTACTTCGGCTACGACGATCCCACCCAGTCCCTTTACAACGACCGCGACGTAAACATCCTCCAGAACGACTTCCGCTTCCTGCTGACCTCCACCACCACCCTCGTGGCGGGCGGCACCTACACCGACGTCGGCTACGCCAATTCCTTCGTCCCCGCGGGCGCCACCGCCGCCGTCCGGCGCGACTGGCAGTCCTACACCGGCTACGTCGGCCTGGATTACAACATCTCGCCGGAAATCCTCCTCGGCGCCCGCGTCGGCGGCGTGGAAGCCGACTACCAATCCCTGGGCAGCGCGCTCAATCCCTATGCCAGCGCCTTTGCCACCTGGCAGATCGGCCCCCGCAGCTCCCTGAGCTTCAACTACGTCCACACCGTCTCCCAGACAGACGTGAACAACTACGACAGCCAGGTGAGCGACAACTTTGCCATCACCGGCCGCTACATGATCACCCCCCTCCTCACCGCCCGCCTCCAGGGGGACTACAACCTGGGCGTAAGCGACGCCAATTCCTCCCTGGTCGCCGGGGCCGGAGACTTTCTGGAAAACACCCTGGGCGTCGACTTCGGCCTGAGCTACGAGCTGAACAAGTATCTGAACCTCAGCCTCAATTACAGCTACACCCACGTCAATTCGGACGATCCCGGCCGCGCTTACGACCGCAACGTCGTCTCCCTGGGCCTGACGGCCACCTACTAA